Proteins encoded together in one Streptomyces umbrinus window:
- the fxsA gene encoding FxsA family membrane protein, with translation MTTGASTPPHPARPRRSGPLRYLPLGIAAWLVLEIWLLIMVAGATSGFIVFLLLVAGFVLGSVVIKRAGRRAFRALSETLQQQQSGALPQGGTNSEGNGLMMLGGLLLMLPGLISDALGLLLLVPPVQKGLSRYVERTFERKVREAGAGTLGGAFQQARIHRPDGKVVPGEVIRDDEPRDRRQEDSGPRPPLNG, from the coding sequence ATGACGACTGGCGCTTCGACTCCGCCCCACCCCGCACGGCCCCGGCGCTCCGGCCCGCTCCGATACCTGCCGCTCGGCATCGCCGCATGGCTGGTGCTGGAGATCTGGCTGCTGATCATGGTGGCGGGTGCCACGAGCGGGTTCATCGTCTTCCTGCTGCTGGTCGCCGGATTCGTCCTCGGCTCCGTGGTCATCAAGCGGGCCGGACGCCGTGCCTTTCGCGCGCTGAGCGAGACGCTGCAGCAACAGCAGAGCGGGGCGTTGCCGCAGGGCGGTACGAATTCCGAGGGCAACGGTCTGATGATGCTGGGCGGGCTGCTGCTGATGCTTCCCGGGCTCATCTCCGACGCGCTCGGGCTGCTTCTGCTGGTGCCGCCGGTTCAGAAGGGGCTGAGCCGGTATGTGGAGCGGACGTTTGAGCGGAAGGTGCGGGAGGCCGGCGCTGGGACGCTCGGGGGTGCCTTCCAGCAGGCGCGTATCCATCGGCCTGACGGGAAGGTCGTTCCGGGTGAGGTCATTCGGGATGACGAGCCGCGGGACCGTCGTCAGGAAGA
- a CDS encoding Lrp/AsnC family transcriptional regulator translates to MEELDRHIVQLLVEDGRMSYTDLGKATGLSTSAVHQRVRRLEQRGVIRGYAAVVDPEAVGLPITAFISVKPFDPSAPDDIAERLADVPELEACHSVAGDENYILKVRVSTPHELEELLARVRTLAGVSTRTTVVLSTPYEARPPKI, encoded by the coding sequence ATGGAGGAGCTGGACCGCCACATCGTGCAGCTGCTCGTCGAAGACGGGCGGATGAGCTACACAGACCTGGGCAAGGCCACGGGCCTGTCCACGTCGGCCGTGCACCAGCGGGTGCGCCGGCTTGAGCAGCGCGGAGTCATCCGCGGCTATGCCGCGGTCGTCGACCCGGAGGCCGTCGGGCTGCCGATCACGGCCTTCATCTCGGTGAAACCGTTCGACCCCAGCGCCCCCGACGACATCGCCGAACGGCTGGCCGACGTCCCGGAGCTGGAGGCCTGCCACAGCGTCGCCGGCGACGAGAACTACATCCTCAAGGTCCGCGTCTCGACACCGCACGAGCTGGAGGAGCTCCTCGCGCGTGTGCGCACGCTGGCGGGCGTATCGACACGTACGACGGTGGTTCTCTCCACGCCGTACGAGGCCCGGCCGCCCAAGATCTGA
- a CDS encoding phosphotransferase family protein, whose protein sequence is MATAPRPRTTTRDPEELARRLTAWLAGRLPGAKAVDVRVPASNGLSSETLLFDIEHPEPQVRACALRLAADPAAYTVFPVYDLPRQYRTMRLVADRTDVPVPRVQWLEEDPGPLGAPFFVMERVEGRVPPDVMPYTYEGNWLHAASDAERERLEHASVGLLARLHDQVPVREADFLASPGDGSPLRRHVEDQRAYYEWVIDGLPRSPLIEDAFDRLDAIWPRDEGETVLSWGDARIGNVIYDGFEPAAVLDWEMAALAPREVDLGWMIYLHRFFQDLTVSFGQPGLPGFLRRDRVEPRYAQLTGHTPRDMDFHILYAALRHAIVMLRVAYRQVHFGETAVPADPDTLILHHDSLRAMVQGSYWS, encoded by the coding sequence ATGGCAACGGCACCCCGTCCGCGTACGACCACACGTGACCCGGAGGAACTCGCGCGGCGGCTGACCGCCTGGCTCGCCGGACGGCTGCCCGGCGCCAAAGCGGTCGACGTCCGCGTCCCCGCCTCCAACGGACTGTCCAGCGAGACCCTGCTCTTCGACATCGAGCACCCCGAACCCCAGGTGCGCGCCTGCGCGTTGAGGCTCGCGGCGGACCCGGCGGCGTACACCGTCTTCCCGGTGTACGACCTGCCGCGCCAGTACCGCACCATGCGACTGGTGGCGGACCGCACGGACGTGCCCGTACCGCGGGTGCAGTGGCTGGAGGAGGACCCGGGGCCCCTCGGGGCACCCTTCTTCGTCATGGAGCGTGTGGAGGGCCGCGTACCGCCGGACGTCATGCCCTACACCTACGAGGGCAACTGGCTGCACGCGGCAAGTGACGCCGAACGGGAGCGACTTGAACACGCCTCGGTCGGACTCCTCGCCCGGCTGCACGACCAAGTCCCGGTGCGCGAGGCGGACTTCCTGGCCTCGCCGGGGGACGGCAGTCCGTTGCGACGCCATGTCGAGGACCAACGCGCCTACTACGAATGGGTGATTGACGGTCTGCCGCGGTCACCCCTGATCGAGGACGCCTTCGACCGGCTCGACGCGATCTGGCCGCGCGACGAGGGCGAGACGGTCCTGAGCTGGGGTGACGCACGCATCGGAAACGTCATCTACGACGGCTTCGAACCCGCTGCCGTCCTCGACTGGGAGATGGCGGCACTGGCCCCGCGCGAGGTCGACCTCGGCTGGATGATCTACCTGCACCGCTTCTTCCAGGACCTCACCGTGAGCTTCGGCCAGCCCGGACTGCCCGGCTTCCTGCGCCGGGACCGCGTGGAGCCGCGCTACGCCCAACTCACCGGCCACACACCGCGGGACATGGACTTCCACATCCTGTACGCCGCCCTGCGGCACGCAATCGTCATGCTGCGCGTCGCCTACCGGCAGGTGCACTTCGGTGAGACCGCAGTCCCCGCGGATCCGGACACACTGATCCTGCACCACGACAGCCTGCGAGCCATGGTGCAGGGCAGTTACTGGAGCTGA
- a CDS encoding polyprenol monophosphomannose synthase → MNDGGGRQFGPLGTTLVIIPTFNEAENIKAIVGRVRASVPAAHVLIADDNSPDGTGKLADELTVEDDQVHVLHRKGKEGLGAAYLAGFRWGLEHGYGVLVEMDADGSHQPEELPRLLTALKGADLVLGSRWVPGGRVVNWPKSREFISRGGSLYSRVMLDVPIRDVTGGYRAFRRETLEGLGLGEVSSQGYCFQVDLARRAVKAGYHVVEVPITFVERELGDSKMSRDILVEALWRVTTWGVGERADRIRGRRKG, encoded by the coding sequence GTGAACGACGGCGGTGGGCGACAGTTCGGTCCGCTCGGCACGACCTTGGTGATCATCCCGACCTTCAACGAGGCGGAGAACATCAAGGCGATCGTCGGCCGCGTGCGGGCCTCCGTGCCCGCGGCGCACGTTCTGATCGCCGACGACAACAGCCCCGACGGCACCGGCAAACTCGCCGACGAACTGACCGTCGAGGACGACCAGGTCCACGTGCTGCACCGCAAGGGTAAGGAAGGCCTCGGCGCCGCCTACCTCGCGGGCTTCCGCTGGGGCCTGGAGCACGGGTACGGCGTGCTGGTCGAGATGGACGCGGACGGCTCGCACCAGCCCGAGGAACTGCCCCGGCTGCTCACCGCGCTCAAGGGGGCCGACCTCGTGCTCGGGTCCCGCTGGGTGCCGGGCGGGCGCGTGGTCAACTGGCCCAAGTCCCGTGAGTTCATCTCGCGCGGCGGCAGCCTGTACTCGCGCGTCATGCTCGACGTGCCGATCCGCGACGTCACCGGCGGCTACCGCGCCTTCCGCCGCGAGACCCTGGAGGGTCTCGGCCTCGGCGAGGTCTCCTCGCAGGGCTACTGCTTCCAGGTCGACCTGGCCCGGCGCGCCGTCAAGGCCGGCTATCACGTCGTCGAGGTGCCCATCACCTTCGTCGAGCGCGAACTGGGCGACTCGAAGATGAGCCGCGACATCCTGGTGGAGGCCCTGTGGAGGGTGACCACGTGGGGGGTCGGGGAGCGGGCGGACCGGATTCGGGGGCGTCGGAAGGGCTGA
- a CDS encoding acyl-CoA dehydrogenase family protein — translation MPDRAPQPVDRQLPTDEARDLISLVRDIAQREIAPKAAEEEDAGHFPREVLTLLSESGLLGLPYDCEYGGGDQPYEVYLQVLEELAAARLTVGLGVSVHTLACHALANYGTKEQQVEHLPDMLGGGLLGAYCLSEPSSGSDAASLRTKAVRDGDIWVITGTKAWITHGGVADFYTVLARTGGEGARGITAFLVPGDAEGLSAAVPEKKMGMKGSPTAQVHFDGVRIPDDRRIGDEGQGFAIALSALDSGRLGIAACAIGVAQAALDEAVAYATGRQQFGRPIADFQGLRFMLADMATQIEAGRALYLAAARLRDAGRPFAKQAAMAKLHCTDTAMKVTTDAVQVLGGYGYTADFPAERFMREAKVLQIVEGTNQIQRMVIARHLAGPESR, via the coding sequence ATGCCCGACCGCGCCCCGCAGCCGGTGGACCGTCAACTGCCCACGGACGAGGCCCGGGATCTGATCTCGCTCGTCCGCGACATCGCGCAGCGCGAGATCGCCCCGAAGGCGGCCGAGGAGGAGGACGCCGGGCACTTCCCGCGCGAAGTCCTCACGCTGCTCTCGGAGTCGGGGCTCCTCGGCCTCCCGTACGACTGCGAGTACGGCGGCGGAGACCAGCCGTACGAGGTCTACCTCCAGGTCCTCGAAGAGCTGGCCGCAGCCCGCCTCACCGTCGGCCTCGGCGTCAGCGTGCACACGCTCGCCTGCCACGCCCTCGCCAACTACGGCACCAAGGAACAGCAGGTCGAGCATCTCCCGGACATGCTCGGCGGCGGCCTTCTGGGCGCCTACTGCCTCTCGGAGCCGTCCTCCGGCTCGGACGCCGCGTCGCTGCGTACGAAAGCCGTGCGGGATGGCGACATCTGGGTGATCACGGGAACCAAGGCCTGGATCACGCACGGCGGAGTCGCCGACTTCTACACCGTGCTCGCGCGCACCGGCGGCGAGGGGGCGCGCGGCATCACGGCGTTTCTGGTGCCCGGCGACGCCGAGGGACTGAGTGCCGCGGTGCCCGAGAAGAAGATGGGCATGAAGGGCTCACCCACCGCCCAGGTCCACTTCGACGGGGTGCGGATCCCGGACGACCGGCGCATCGGCGACGAGGGCCAGGGTTTCGCGATCGCCCTGTCCGCGCTCGACTCGGGGCGGCTCGGCATCGCGGCCTGCGCGATCGGTGTGGCCCAGGCCGCGCTCGACGAGGCCGTCGCGTACGCCACCGGGCGGCAGCAGTTCGGCCGCCCGATCGCGGACTTCCAGGGTCTGCGCTTCATGCTCGCGGACATGGCGACCCAGATCGAGGCCGGCCGGGCGCTCTACCTCGCCGCGGCCCGGCTGCGCGACGCCGGACGGCCGTTCGCCAAGCAGGCGGCCATGGCGAAACTGCACTGCACCGACACCGCGATGAAGGTCACCACGGACGCCGTCCAGGTGCTCGGCGGGTACGGCTACACCGCGGACTTCCCCGCGGAGCGCTTCATGCGCGAGGCCAAGGTGCTGCAGATCGTCGAGGGCACCAATCAGATCCAGCGGATGGTCATCGCCCGTCACCTCGCGGGTCCCGAGTCGCGCTGA
- a CDS encoding glycoside hydrolase family 18 protein, translated as MFSSLRPRVRFRALISAACCAVLGAGLLAGAGTATAAAPAEQAAAPKAAGSKVVGYFTEWGTYDRKYLVKNVETSGSAAKLTHINYAFGNVTGGKCAMGDNYAATERTHTAAESVDGVADTWDQPLRGNFNQLRELKKKHPNLKVLWSFGGWTWSAGFTEAARNPAAFAQSCYDLVENSKWADVFDGIDIDWEYPNACGATCDTSGRAAYKNLMSAVRAKFGGSALVTSAIPADATAGGKLDAADYAGAAQYVNWYNPMTYDFFGAWDATGPTAPHSALNSYSGIPKAEFHTSATIAKLKGMGVPASKLLLGIGFYGRGWTGVTQAAPGGTATGPAAGTYEQGIDDYKVLKTKCPATGTVGGTAYAKCGNNWWSYDTPSTIAGKMNYKNAQGLGGTFFWELSGDTSNGELIKAIN; from the coding sequence ATGTTCAGCTCGCTCCGCCCCCGCGTCCGTTTCAGGGCGCTCATCTCCGCCGCGTGTTGCGCCGTTCTCGGCGCGGGGCTGCTCGCCGGCGCGGGTACGGCCACCGCGGCCGCCCCCGCCGAACAGGCCGCAGCACCGAAGGCCGCCGGATCCAAGGTCGTCGGCTACTTCACCGAATGGGGCACCTACGACCGGAAGTACCTGGTCAAGAACGTCGAGACGTCCGGCTCCGCGGCCAAACTGACGCACATCAACTACGCCTTCGGCAACGTCACCGGCGGCAAGTGCGCGATGGGCGACAACTACGCGGCGACCGAGCGGACGCACACCGCGGCCGAGTCGGTCGACGGCGTCGCGGACACCTGGGACCAGCCGCTGCGCGGCAACTTCAACCAGCTGCGCGAGCTGAAGAAGAAGCACCCGAACCTCAAGGTCCTGTGGTCCTTCGGCGGCTGGACCTGGTCTGCGGGCTTCACCGAGGCGGCCAGGAACCCGGCGGCCTTCGCGCAGTCCTGCTACGACCTGGTCGAGAACTCGAAGTGGGCGGACGTCTTCGACGGGATCGACATCGACTGGGAGTACCCGAACGCGTGCGGCGCCACCTGTGACACCAGCGGGCGGGCCGCGTACAAGAACCTGATGTCCGCGGTGCGCGCCAAGTTCGGCGGCTCCGCGCTGGTCACCTCGGCGATCCCGGCCGACGCCACGGCCGGCGGCAAGCTCGACGCGGCGGACTACGCGGGCGCCGCCCAGTACGTCAACTGGTACAACCCGATGACGTACGACTTCTTCGGTGCCTGGGACGCGACCGGTCCCACGGCTCCGCACTCGGCGCTGAACTCCTACTCGGGGATCCCGAAGGCGGAGTTCCACACCTCGGCGACCATCGCCAAGCTCAAGGGCATGGGCGTCCCGGCCTCGAAGCTGCTGCTCGGCATCGGCTTCTACGGCCGCGGCTGGACCGGTGTCACCCAGGCGGCTCCCGGCGGCACCGCCACCGGCCCGGCGGCGGGCACGTACGAGCAGGGCATCGACGACTACAAGGTGCTCAAGACGAAGTGCCCGGCGACCGGCACGGTCGGCGGCACGGCGTACGCCAAGTGCGGGAACAACTGGTGGAGTTACGACACCCCGTCGACCATCGCCGGGAAGATGAACTACAAGAACGCGCAGGGCCTGGGCGGCACGTTCTTCTGGGAGCTGAGCGGTGACACGTCGAACGGCGAGCTGATCAAGGCGATCAACTAG
- a CDS encoding amidohydrolase, producing the protein MSESTATSRTVLLRGGEVHSPADPFATAMVVERGQVAWVGSEGAADAFADGVDEVVDLEGALVTPAFTDAHVHTTATGLALTGLDLSAARTLTEAMALVREFAATRPADRVLLGHGWDASRWPERRHPWRDELDEVTGGRPLYLSRIDVHSAVVTTALLDMAPGVRRAAGFEDGEPLTRDAHHAVRAAAFAAVTPEQRTEAQRAALKHAASLGIGSVHECAGPEISSEDDFTGLLRLAAEEAGPRVVGYWAEHGEEGVAKAQALGAVGAAGDLFVDGALGSHTACLHQPYIDAEHTGTAYLDTAAVATHVVACTEAGLQAGFHAIGDAAVTSVVDGVRAAAEKVGLARVRAARHRVEHAEMLTPEAIAAFAELGLTASVQPAFDALWGGEDGMYVERLGAERARTLNPFAALLRAGVPLAFGSDSPVTPLDPWGTVRAAAFHRTPEHRVSVRAAFTAHTRGGWRAVGRDDAGLLVPGAPADYAVWRTDELVVQAPDDRVARWSTDPRSGTPGLPDLTPGARLPVCLRTVVGGRTVFVRPDE; encoded by the coding sequence ATGAGTGAGAGCACCGCCACCTCCCGAACCGTGCTGCTGCGCGGCGGGGAAGTCCACAGCCCCGCCGACCCGTTCGCCACCGCGATGGTCGTGGAACGCGGGCAGGTCGCCTGGGTCGGCTCCGAGGGCGCGGCCGACGCGTTCGCGGACGGTGTCGACGAGGTGGTGGACCTCGAAGGGGCGCTCGTCACCCCGGCGTTCACCGACGCGCACGTGCACACCACGGCCACCGGCCTCGCCCTCACCGGCCTCGACCTCTCCGCCGCCCGCACCCTCACCGAGGCGATGGCCCTCGTACGGGAGTTCGCAGCCACCCGCCCCGCCGACCGGGTACTCCTCGGTCATGGCTGGGACGCGTCCCGCTGGCCCGAGCGGCGGCATCCATGGCGGGACGAGCTGGACGAGGTCACCGGCGGCCGCCCGCTCTACCTCAGCCGGATCGACGTGCACTCGGCCGTCGTCACCACGGCACTGCTGGACATGGCGCCGGGCGTACGCCGGGCGGCCGGCTTCGAGGACGGCGAACCGCTGACCCGCGACGCCCATCACGCCGTACGCGCCGCCGCGTTCGCAGCTGTGACCCCGGAGCAGCGCACCGAAGCCCAGCGCGCCGCGCTGAAGCATGCGGCCTCGCTCGGTATCGGCTCCGTCCACGAGTGCGCGGGCCCGGAGATCTCCTCCGAGGACGACTTCACCGGGCTGCTGAGGCTCGCCGCGGAGGAGGCCGGGCCCCGGGTCGTCGGCTACTGGGCCGAACACGGGGAGGAGGGCGTGGCGAAGGCCCAGGCGTTGGGAGCGGTCGGGGCCGCGGGCGACCTCTTCGTGGACGGCGCCCTCGGCTCGCACACGGCCTGCCTCCATCAGCCGTACATCGACGCCGAGCACACCGGCACCGCCTACCTGGACACCGCGGCCGTCGCCACCCATGTGGTGGCATGCACCGAGGCGGGCCTCCAGGCGGGCTTCCACGCCATCGGGGACGCCGCCGTGACGTCCGTGGTCGACGGAGTCCGTGCCGCCGCCGAGAAGGTCGGCCTGGCCCGCGTTCGCGCCGCCCGGCACCGCGTCGAGCACGCCGAGATGCTCACCCCGGAGGCGATCGCCGCCTTCGCCGAACTCGGCCTCACCGCTTCCGTCCAGCCGGCCTTCGACGCGCTGTGGGGCGGCGAGGACGGCATGTACGTCGAGCGCCTCGGCGCCGAGCGGGCCCGGACGCTCAACCCGTTCGCGGCCCTGCTGCGGGCCGGGGTGCCGCTCGCCTTCGGCTCCGACAGCCCCGTCACACCCCTCGATCCCTGGGGCACCGTCCGCGCCGCCGCCTTCCACCGCACTCCGGAGCACCGCGTGTCCGTGCGCGCCGCGTTCACGGCGCATACGCGGGGCGGCTGGCGGGCGGTCGGACGCGACGACGCGGGCCTCCTGGTACCCGGCGCGCCCGCGGACTACGCCGTGTGGCGCACCGACGAGCTCGTCGTCCAGGCCCCTGACGACCGGGTGGCCCGCTGGTCGACCGACCCGCGCTCCGGCACCCCCGGACTGCCCGACCTCACGCCCGGCGCGCGACTGCCCGTCTGTCTGCGTACGGTCGTGGGCGGACGGACGGTATTCGTACGGCCGGACGAGTGA